The Oleidesulfovibrio alaskensis DSM 16109 genome has a segment encoding these proteins:
- the rplK gene encoding 50S ribosomal protein L11 codes for MAKKEIAKIKLQIQAGAANPSPPVGPALGQHGLNIMEFCKAFNARTQDQKGMVIPVVITAYADRSFTFITKTPPASVLLAKAAKVAKGSGEPNKTKVGSVTMEQVEEIAKLKMPDLSAKDLPGAVKTIAGTARSMGIDVK; via the coding sequence ATGGCTAAGAAAGAAATAGCAAAGATCAAACTTCAGATTCAGGCAGGCGCAGCGAATCCCTCTCCGCCTGTTGGCCCCGCACTGGGTCAGCACGGCCTGAACATCATGGAGTTCTGCAAGGCGTTCAACGCCCGGACTCAGGATCAGAAAGGCATGGTGATTCCCGTAGTGATCACCGCATATGCCGACCGTTCCTTCACGTTCATCACCAAAACTCCCCCCGCCTCGGTTCTGCTGGCCAAGGCCGCCAAGGTCGCCAAGGGTTCCGGAGAACCCAACAAGACCAAGGTCGGTTCCGTGACCATGGAACAGGTGGAAGAAATCGCCAAGTTGAAGATGCCTGACCTTTCTGCCAAAGATCTGCCCGGTGCCGTGAAAACGATCGCAGGTACCGCACGCAGCATGGGCATTGACGTCAAGTAG
- the nusG gene encoding transcription termination/antitermination protein NusG, with translation MTEPTTPQTKARWYIVHTYSGFEQRVEQTIRQMIRTGEAQDLIEEVVVPTEKVIELVKGEKRTSTRKFYPGYIMVKMIMTDFSWHLVQNINRVTGFVGGKNRPTPMRDSEAERILAMMESRQEQPRPKFNFERGDDVRVIDGPFGGFNGVVEDVNYDKGKLRVSVSIFGRQTPVELDFVQVNKG, from the coding sequence ATGACCGAGCCGACCACTCCCCAAACCAAAGCCCGCTGGTACATCGTCCACACCTATTCCGGCTTTGAGCAGCGCGTCGAGCAGACGATCAGGCAGATGATCCGCACCGGCGAAGCGCAAGACCTCATCGAAGAAGTCGTTGTTCCCACCGAAAAGGTTATCGAACTGGTCAAGGGCGAAAAACGCACCTCGACGCGCAAGTTCTACCCCGGTTACATCATGGTCAAAATGATCATGACCGACTTCTCCTGGCACCTTGTGCAGAACATCAATCGCGTTACCGGGTTTGTCGGCGGCAAAAACCGCCCCACCCCCATGCGAGACAGTGAAGCCGAGCGCATTCTGGCCATGATGGAGTCCCGCCAGGAACAGCCGCGACCCAAGTTCAACTTTGAACGCGGTGACGATGTCAGGGTCATAGACGGCCCGTTCGGCGGCTTCAACGGCGTAGTGGAAGACGTTAATTACGACAAGGGCAAGCTGAGGGTGTCCGTATCCATCTTCGGCCGCCAAACACCTGTTGAGCTGGATTTCGTTCAGGTCAACAAGGGTTAG
- the rplL gene encoding 50S ribosomal protein L7/L12: MSDITKEQVVEFIAGMTVLELSEFIKELEEKFGVSAAAPVAAMAAAPAEAAAPAEEEKTEFDVILKSPGANKIAVIKVVRALTGLGLKEAKEKVDGTPSTLKEAVSKDDAEEAAKQLKEAGAEVEVK; the protein is encoded by the coding sequence ATGTCCGATATCACCAAAGAACAAGTTGTTGAATTCATCGCCGGCATGACCGTTCTCGAACTGTCCGAGTTCATCAAGGAACTGGAAGAAAAGTTCGGCGTTTCCGCTGCCGCTCCTGTGGCTGCCATGGCTGCTGCTCCTGCTGAAGCCGCTGCTCCCGCAGAAGAAGAAAAGACCGAATTTGACGTGATCCTGAAGAGCCCCGGCGCCAACAAGATCGCTGTCATCAAGGTTGTGCGCGCTCTGACCGGCCTGGGTCTGAAGGAAGCCAAAGAAAAAGTTGACGGCACTCCCTCCACCCTGAAGGAAGCCGTGTCCAAGGACGACGCTGAAGAAGCTGCAAAGCAGCTGAAAGAAGCCGGTGCCGAAGTCGAAGTGAAGTAA
- the lpxC gene encoding UDP-3-O-acyl-N-acetylglucosamine deacetylase: protein MNQTTIKKTIGCSGIGLHSGKVVRLTLRPAPEDTGIVFHIRTEDGVHRLTPRPDDVIATGLATTLGLNGSSVATVEHLLAAIRGMQIDNIQIDIEGNEIPIMDGSAASFVFLLKDAGIARQNKPRQVYRIKKPVTYERDGKWIKAAPHDGLRIEYTIEFDHPAIGRQSMDIEVTPEAFAGIIAKARTFGFLREVEYLHSNGLALGGSLDNAIVLDEYNVLNEDGLRFDDEFVRHKILDFIGDMALLGAPLQGHFQVHCSGHALNNGFLRTISEHEELYLKRVELSETAQREHAVEAAPAGTPVAA from the coding sequence ATGAACCAGACCACCATCAAAAAAACCATCGGATGCTCGGGCATCGGACTGCACAGCGGCAAAGTGGTCAGACTGACACTGCGCCCCGCCCCCGAAGACACCGGCATCGTATTTCATATCCGCACAGAAGACGGCGTACACCGCCTTACCCCCAGACCTGACGATGTCATCGCCACCGGTCTTGCCACCACACTGGGCCTCAACGGCTCGTCCGTAGCCACGGTGGAACATCTGCTGGCCGCCATACGCGGCATGCAGATTGACAACATCCAGATAGACATCGAAGGCAACGAAATCCCCATCATGGACGGCAGCGCCGCATCTTTCGTTTTTCTGCTGAAGGATGCAGGCATCGCGCGGCAGAACAAGCCGCGACAGGTCTACCGCATCAAAAAGCCGGTGACCTACGAACGTGACGGCAAGTGGATAAAAGCCGCACCGCATGACGGACTGCGCATCGAATACACCATAGAATTCGACCACCCGGCCATCGGCAGACAGTCCATGGACATCGAAGTCACCCCCGAAGCATTCGCGGGCATCATCGCCAAAGCACGCACATTCGGCTTTCTGCGCGAAGTGGAGTACCTGCACAGCAACGGTCTGGCGCTGGGCGGCTCTCTGGACAACGCCATAGTTCTGGATGAATACAATGTGCTCAACGAAGACGGCCTCCGCTTCGATGACGAGTTCGTGCGCCATAAAATTCTCGACTTCATCGGAGACATGGCACTGCTGGGCGCCCCGCTGCAGGGGCATTTTCAGGTTCATTGCTCCGGCCATGCCCTTAATAACGGCTTTTTGCGCACCATAAGCGAGCACGAAGAACTCTACCTGAAAAGAGTGGAGCTCTCGGAAACGGCACAGCGCGAGCACGCCGTTGAGGCAGCACCCGCAGGAACGCCTGTAGCTGCTTAG
- the rpmG gene encoding 50S ribosomal protein L33, whose protein sequence is MRVNIQLACTECKRRNYATNKNKKNTTGRLEVKKYCPWDKKHTLHRETK, encoded by the coding sequence ATGCGCGTGAATATTCAGCTGGCCTGCACTGAGTGCAAGCGGCGCAATTACGCGACTAATAAGAACAAGAAGAACACTACCGGCCGTCTGGAAGTGAAAAAGTATTGCCCTTGGGATAAGAAGCATACTCTTCACCGCGAGACCAAGTAG
- the tuf gene encoding elongation factor Tu, producing the protein MGKEKFERTKPHVNIGTIGHIDHGKTTLTAAITKIASLKMGSKAVAYDEIDKAPEEKERGITIATAHVEYETTLRHYAHVDCPGHADYIKNMITGAAQMDGAIIVVAATDGPMPQTREHILLARQVGVPSIVVFLNKCDMVDDEELLELVELEVRELLSSYDFPGDDTPVIRGSALKALECDSADDDAAKPILELLDACDSYIPEPERDTDKPFLMPIEDVFSISGRGTVVTGRVERGIIKVGEQIEIVGIKDTMTTTCTGVEMFRKLLDQGQAGDNVGVLLRGVKRDDVERGQVLAAPKSITPHKKFKAEVYVLSKEEGGRHTPFFSGYRPQFYFRTTDITGIIGLEEGVEMVMPGDNATFIVELIHPVAMEQGLRFAIREGGRTVGAGVVSEILE; encoded by the coding sequence ATGGGTAAGGAAAAATTTGAACGTACTAAGCCGCATGTTAACATCGGCACCATCGGTCACATCGACCACGGCAAAACCACTCTGACCGCAGCAATCACCAAGATTGCCAGCCTCAAGATGGGTTCCAAAGCAGTTGCCTACGACGAAATCGACAAGGCTCCTGAAGAAAAGGAACGCGGTATCACCATTGCTACCGCTCACGTGGAATACGAGACCACTCTGCGTCACTATGCCCACGTGGACTGCCCCGGTCACGCTGACTACATCAAGAACATGATCACCGGTGCTGCTCAGATGGACGGCGCAATCATCGTTGTTGCCGCCACCGACGGTCCCATGCCCCAGACCCGTGAGCACATCCTGCTTGCCCGTCAGGTCGGCGTGCCCAGCATCGTCGTGTTCCTGAACAAGTGCGACATGGTTGACGACGAAGAACTGCTCGAACTGGTTGAGCTTGAAGTTCGCGAACTGCTGTCCAGCTACGACTTCCCCGGCGACGACACCCCGGTTATCCGTGGTTCCGCCCTGAAGGCTCTGGAATGCGACAGCGCAGACGATGACGCTGCAAAGCCCATCCTTGAGCTGCTGGATGCATGCGACAGCTACATCCCCGAGCCCGAGCGCGACACCGACAAGCCCTTCCTGATGCCCATCGAAGACGTGTTCTCGATCTCCGGCCGCGGTACCGTTGTTACCGGCCGTGTTGAGCGTGGCATTATCAAGGTCGGCGAGCAGATCGAAATCGTTGGTATCAAAGATACCATGACCACCACCTGCACCGGTGTTGAAATGTTCCGCAAGCTGCTTGACCAGGGTCAGGCCGGCGACAACGTGGGCGTGCTGCTGCGCGGTGTGAAGCGTGATGATGTTGAGCGTGGTCAGGTTCTGGCTGCTCCCAAAAGCATCACTCCTCACAAGAAGTTCAAGGCAGAAGTGTACGTGCTCTCCAAGGAAGAAGGCGGCCGTCATACTCCGTTCTTCTCCGGCTACCGTCCCCAGTTCTACTTCCGTACCACTGATATCACCGGTATCATCGGTCTGGAAGAAGGCGTGGAAATGGTTATGCCCGGTGACAACGCCACCTTCATCGTGGAACTCATTCACCCCGTCGCCATGGAACAGGGCCTGCGCTTCGCTATCCGCGAAGGTGGCCGTACCGTAGGCGCAGGTGTTGTTTCCGAGATTCTGGAGTAA
- the rplJ gene encoding 50S ribosomal protein L10 yields MKRSEKAAIIEQLKAKADAAPIAVVTDFKGMPVEELTRLRVKLRESGGDYTVVKNTLARIALTGGTHDVLKDNFSENCGVAFGSEDPVAVAKALVEFRKGSKLFAIRFGSLEGQFLDDKQLDALAKLPGKQELLAKALGTMNAVPTNFVCLFANLLRNFLYALKAIQEQKEAA; encoded by the coding sequence ATGAAAAGGTCTGAAAAAGCTGCAATTATCGAACAGCTGAAGGCAAAAGCCGACGCTGCTCCCATTGCAGTTGTGACCGATTTCAAGGGTATGCCGGTGGAAGAGCTGACCCGTCTCAGAGTTAAGCTGCGCGAAAGCGGCGGCGACTACACCGTAGTCAAAAACACTCTGGCGCGGATCGCCCTTACCGGCGGCACGCACGACGTTCTCAAGGATAACTTCTCTGAGAACTGCGGCGTGGCCTTTGGGTCGGAAGATCCCGTGGCCGTGGCTAAGGCGCTCGTTGAATTCCGTAAGGGAAGCAAGCTGTTTGCCATCCGTTTTGGCAGCCTCGAGGGCCAGTTCCTCGACGACAAACAGCTTGATGCTCTTGCCAAGCTGCCCGGTAAGCAGGAACTGCTCGCCAAGGCACTGGGCACAATGAACGCTGTTCCCACGAACTTTGTCTGCCTCTTCGCAAACCTTCTGCGCAACTTCCTGTACGCTCTCAAGGCCATTCAGGAACAGAAAGAAGCAGCTTAA
- the prmC gene encoding peptide chain release factor N(5)-glutamine methyltransferase, which produces MCTSVTPASRTIRDTLTAFSALLAGKAVDSPRLSAELLLAHVLRTDRLQLLVRRGHMLTEKEYAQAEKLILRRAAGEPVAYLTGSREFYGREFAVSADTLIPRPDTELLIDTLKKEYPPHAALRFADLGTGSGCIAVSVAAEMPSAHGTAVDISSGALHTARENAARHRVADRVAFVQADFTSPLFRPASFDVVLSNPPYVSATEYETLSPEVRCHEPQRALVPDTPASTGLEHAAALLPLAFGWLKPGGLFLMEFGWKQGPDIMAMVKAQHGQWTVAVILQDLAGRDRALYARRCD; this is translated from the coding sequence ATGTGCACCAGCGTTACCCCCGCTTCCCGCACCATCCGCGACACTCTTACCGCCTTCTCGGCCCTGCTGGCCGGGAAGGCGGTTGATTCTCCGCGGCTTTCCGCCGAGCTGCTGCTTGCGCACGTGCTGCGCACCGACAGGCTGCAGCTGCTTGTCCGGCGCGGGCACATGCTGACAGAAAAAGAATACGCACAGGCGGAAAAACTCATCCTGCGCAGAGCGGCGGGAGAACCTGTGGCCTACCTGACGGGCAGCCGCGAATTCTACGGCAGGGAATTTGCTGTCTCGGCGGACACGCTCATCCCCCGTCCGGACACAGAGCTGCTGATAGACACGCTGAAAAAGGAATACCCGCCGCACGCCGCACTGCGGTTTGCCGATCTGGGCACCGGCAGCGGATGCATTGCCGTCAGCGTTGCAGCCGAGATGCCCTCGGCGCACGGCACTGCGGTGGATATCAGCTCCGGAGCGCTGCACACCGCCAGGGAAAACGCGGCACGGCACCGCGTTGCCGACAGGGTAGCCTTTGTGCAGGCAGACTTCACCTCACCTCTTTTCCGACCCGCATCATTCGACGTGGTGCTTTCCAATCCGCCCTATGTCAGCGCCACGGAATACGAGACGCTCAGCCCCGAAGTGCGCTGCCACGAACCGCAAAGGGCGCTGGTACCTGACACGCCGGCTTCCACCGGGCTGGAACACGCGGCGGCCCTGCTGCCGCTGGCTTTCGGCTGGCTGAAACCGGGAGGACTCTTCCTTATGGAATTCGGCTGGAAACAAGGCCCCGACATCATGGCCATGGTCAAAGCGCAACATGGACAGTGGACCGTTGCGGTCATCCTGCAGGACCTTGCGGGCAGAGACAGAGCCTTGTACGCACGTCGTTGTGATTGA
- the secE gene encoding preprotein translocase subunit SecE has product MAKKHHKAEKASADAANTGVGSKLTQFKEFLEESKVEIRKVTWPSRKETTATSIAVLVLVFVMSLFLGIVDLGLTRIVEFILS; this is encoded by the coding sequence ATGGCGAAAAAACATCACAAGGCTGAAAAAGCTAGCGCCGACGCCGCTAACACCGGTGTGGGTTCCAAGCTCACTCAGTTCAAAGAATTCCTCGAAGAATCCAAAGTCGAGATTCGCAAGGTCACCTGGCCTTCACGAAAAGAGACTACGGCCACCAGCATAGCTGTTCTGGTCCTGGTCTTTGTCATGTCCCTTTTTCTTGGAATCGTGGATCTTGGCCTCACTCGGATCGTGGAATTCATTCTTTCCTAG
- the rplA gene encoding 50S ribosomal protein L1: protein MPKHGKKYRKATDGTDLAVRFSVEDAVAKSLEASFAKFDETVDVAICLGVDPKYSDQMVRGAVTLPNGLGKTVRVAVFCKGEKQAEAREAGADIVGAEDLVEQVKGGMLDFDSAIATPDVMALVGQIGRVLGPRGLMPNAKTGTVTFDVAKAVSEVKAGRVEFKVDKAGVLHAPLGKVSFGPQKIAENLKALLDTVQRLKPSSAKGTYMKTMSVSTTMGPGFKVDPNDIRRFLEG, encoded by the coding sequence ATGCCCAAGCACGGAAAAAAATACCGCAAGGCAACCGACGGAACCGACCTCGCAGTCCGTTTCTCGGTAGAGGACGCGGTTGCAAAGTCCCTCGAAGCCTCGTTTGCCAAATTTGACGAAACCGTTGACGTAGCAATCTGTCTCGGTGTCGACCCCAAGTACTCCGACCAGATGGTCCGCGGTGCTGTAACCCTGCCCAACGGCCTTGGTAAGACTGTTCGCGTTGCTGTTTTCTGCAAAGGCGAAAAGCAGGCCGAAGCCCGTGAAGCAGGCGCCGACATCGTTGGTGCAGAAGACCTGGTCGAACAGGTGAAAGGCGGCATGCTGGATTTTGACAGCGCCATCGCCACTCCTGACGTCATGGCTCTTGTGGGCCAGATCGGCCGGGTGCTCGGCCCCCGTGGTCTGATGCCCAACGCCAAGACCGGTACCGTCACCTTTGACGTGGCCAAGGCTGTTTCCGAAGTGAAAGCCGGCCGTGTGGAGTTCAAGGTAGACAAAGCCGGCGTGCTGCACGCACCGCTCGGCAAGGTCTCCTTCGGCCCCCAGAAAATTGCGGAGAACCTCAAGGCCCTGCTCGATACCGTTCAGCGCCTGAAGCCTTCTTCCGCCAAGGGCACCTACATGAAGACCATGTCGGTTTCCACCACCATGGGCCCCGGCTTCAAGGTGGACCCCAACGACATCAGACGCTTCCTCGAAGGCTAG
- the rpoB gene encoding DNA-directed RNA polymerase subunit beta, producing MGQLTKKFGKIEVTLPIPHLLNLQVDSYKKFLQEGAAALAPDEGLEGVFRSVFPIEDFNRTASLEYVSYEIGEPKYDQAECISKGLTYEAPIRIKVRLVVYDVDEDSENRTIRDIKEQDIYFGTLPLMTEKGTFIINGTERVIVNQLQRSPGIIFEHDAGKTHSSRKVLYSCRVIPMRGSWLDFDYDHKDILYVRIDRRRKMPATILFKAMGMSRSDILEYFYKKEYYTLEDDGRLMWELDKDLYRKDVAYADVADGEGKVIAKAGKPYTKRSWRLMLEAGIPAVEVAPDYIAGMFLAEDIVDEATGEVLAEAADEITLDLIDRLRECSIKRVPVLHTKGSDTSSSIRDTLLLDKTADQEQARVEIYRRLRPSSPPTPEIASTFFENLFRNPDYYDLSPVGRYKLNQRLGLTTTQERVLTDEDILTAIRVLNHLKDTHGPADDIDHLGNRRVRPVGELVENQYRIGLVRMERAIKERMSLQEVSTLMPHDLINPKPVQAVLKEFFGTSQLSQFMDQTNALSEVTHKRRLSALGPGGLTRERAGFEVRDVHTSHYGRICPIETPEGPNIGLIVSLTTYAKVNDFGFIETPYRVVRDGQVTDEVKYLDASSEHGEVVAQANARLDGDHRFVDEFVTTRVRGDVIMSPREEVTLMDISPSQMVSISAALIPFLEHDDANRALMGSNMQRQAVPLLRSTKPIVGTGMEADVARDSGACIIAEADGVVRYADADRIVVSYEGDLYPRTGGVRSYDLQKYHKSNQSSCFGQKPLVSRGQVIRKGDVLADGPGIEDGELALGKNLVVAFMPWCGYNFEDSILISERCVKEDVFTSVHIEEFEVVARDTKLGPEEITRDIPNVGEDMLRNLDGSGIIRIGANVKPDDILVGKITPKGETQLTPEEKLLRAIFGEKARDVKNTSLKVPPGIEGTVIDVKLFNRRSGEKDERTRNIEDYELARLDQKEKDHIRALTETTREKLAPVVVGKQLAYGLAGQKKGEVIAEAGQTLTAEMLEGLPVKKLSGLFKSKDTNEAVQQALESYDRQIEFINAMYESKREKVTEGDDLPPGVIKMAKVHIAVKRKLNVGDKMAGRHGNKGVVSCILPQEDMPFFADGRPVDIVLNPLGVPSRMNIGQIMETHLGWAAKEMGRKLALMLEHGQDLASVREQVKTVFASDAISSEVDNMDDETFVRSVRRLRDGIVTKTPVFDGATEEQIWSWMEQAGLANDGKTELYDGRTGVRFHNRVTTGVMYILKLHHLVDEKIHARSTGPYSLVTQQPLGGKAQFGGQRLGEMEVWALEAYGAAYLLQEFLTVKSDDVTGRVKMYEKVVKGDNFLEAGLPESFNVLVKELMSLGLDVTLHQEEGKKRTKRAGMTFGDGTSY from the coding sequence ATGGGCCAGCTCACAAAAAAATTCGGCAAGATCGAAGTCACTCTTCCGATTCCGCACCTGCTCAATCTTCAGGTCGACTCGTACAAGAAGTTCCTGCAGGAAGGCGCGGCCGCTCTTGCTCCTGACGAGGGGCTTGAGGGTGTGTTCAGATCTGTGTTCCCCATCGAGGATTTCAACAGAACCGCTAGCCTTGAGTATGTCAGCTACGAAATAGGCGAGCCCAAATACGATCAGGCCGAATGCATCTCCAAGGGTCTGACCTATGAGGCTCCTATCCGTATCAAGGTGCGTCTGGTCGTGTACGATGTGGACGAAGACTCTGAAAACCGCACCATCAGGGACATCAAGGAACAGGATATCTATTTCGGCACTCTGCCGCTGATGACGGAAAAAGGCACCTTTATCATAAATGGTACCGAGCGTGTCATCGTCAACCAGCTGCAGCGTTCTCCCGGCATCATCTTTGAGCATGACGCCGGCAAGACCCATTCCAGCCGCAAGGTGCTGTACAGCTGCCGCGTTATCCCCATGCGCGGTTCCTGGCTTGATTTCGACTACGACCATAAAGATATACTCTACGTCCGCATCGACCGCCGCCGCAAAATGCCCGCCACCATCCTTTTCAAGGCCATGGGCATGAGCCGCTCTGACATTCTGGAGTACTTCTACAAAAAAGAATACTACACGCTTGAAGACGACGGCCGTCTGATGTGGGAACTGGACAAAGACCTGTACCGCAAGGACGTGGCCTATGCCGATGTGGCCGACGGCGAAGGCAAGGTCATCGCCAAGGCCGGCAAACCCTACACCAAGCGTTCGTGGCGCCTGATGCTCGAAGCAGGCATTCCCGCGGTTGAAGTCGCCCCCGACTACATCGCAGGCATGTTTCTGGCCGAAGACATCGTGGACGAAGCAACCGGCGAAGTGCTGGCAGAAGCCGCCGACGAGATCACTCTTGACCTCATCGACCGTCTGCGTGAATGCAGCATCAAGCGCGTGCCCGTGCTGCACACCAAAGGCAGCGACACGTCTTCCTCCATCCGCGACACCCTGCTGCTCGACAAAACTGCCGATCAGGAACAGGCCCGTGTGGAAATTTACCGCAGGCTGCGTCCCAGCTCGCCCCCCACACCCGAGATTGCCAGCACGTTCTTCGAGAACCTGTTCCGCAATCCCGATTATTACGACCTGTCGCCCGTGGGACGGTACAAGCTCAACCAGCGTCTGGGTCTGACCACCACGCAGGAACGCGTGCTGACCGATGAAGACATCCTTACCGCCATCCGTGTGCTCAACCACCTGAAGGACACACACGGCCCCGCGGACGATATCGACCATCTGGGCAACCGCCGCGTGCGTCCTGTGGGTGAACTGGTGGAAAACCAGTACCGCATCGGCCTTGTGCGCATGGAACGTGCCATCAAGGAACGCATGAGCCTGCAGGAAGTCTCCACGCTGATGCCGCACGATCTCATCAACCCCAAGCCTGTGCAGGCAGTGCTGAAGGAATTCTTCGGCACCTCGCAGCTGTCGCAGTTTATGGACCAGACCAACGCCCTTTCCGAAGTGACGCACAAGCGGCGTCTTTCCGCTCTGGGCCCCGGCGGTCTTACCCGCGAACGCGCAGGCTTTGAAGTGCGTGACGTGCATACGTCGCACTACGGCCGCATCTGCCCCATTGAAACTCCTGAAGGTCCGAACATCGGCCTTATCGTTTCGCTGACCACCTATGCCAAGGTGAACGACTTCGGTTTCATCGAAACCCCGTACCGCGTTGTGCGCGACGGACAGGTGACCGACGAGGTCAAATACCTCGACGCATCCAGCGAACACGGCGAAGTGGTGGCGCAGGCCAACGCGCGTCTTGATGGCGATCACCGGTTCGTGGACGAATTCGTAACCACCCGTGTGCGTGGCGACGTTATCATGTCCCCGCGCGAAGAAGTCACCCTCATGGACATTTCGCCCAGCCAGATGGTTTCCATCTCCGCTGCGCTGATTCCGTTCCTTGAGCATGACGACGCCAACCGCGCACTCATGGGCTCCAACATGCAGCGTCAGGCAGTTCCGCTGCTGCGCAGCACCAAGCCCATCGTGGGTACCGGTATGGAAGCGGACGTGGCCCGCGACTCCGGTGCATGTATCATCGCAGAGGCAGACGGTGTCGTGCGCTACGCCGACGCAGACCGCATCGTGGTTTCCTACGAAGGCGACCTGTACCCCAGGACGGGGGGCGTGCGTTCGTACGACCTGCAGAAATATCACAAGTCCAACCAGAGTTCGTGCTTCGGACAAAAGCCCCTCGTAAGCCGCGGTCAGGTTATCCGCAAAGGTGACGTGCTGGCTGACGGTCCCGGTATCGAAGACGGCGAACTGGCGCTGGGTAAAAACCTTGTGGTGGCTTTCATGCCCTGGTGCGGTTACAACTTCGAAGACTCCATCCTCATCTCCGAACGCTGCGTGAAGGAAGATGTCTTCACCTCCGTGCACATCGAGGAATTTGAAGTTGTCGCCCGTGACACCAAGCTGGGCCCCGAAGAAATCACCCGCGATATTCCCAACGTGGGCGAAGACATGCTGCGCAACCTTGACGGCAGCGGCATTATCCGCATCGGCGCCAATGTAAAGCCCGATGACATTCTGGTGGGCAAAATCACTCCCAAGGGTGAAACACAGCTTACGCCGGAAGAAAAACTGCTGCGCGCCATCTTCGGTGAAAAGGCCCGCGACGTGAAAAACACGTCGCTGAAGGTTCCGCCGGGAATCGAAGGTACTGTCATCGACGTCAAGCTGTTCAACCGCCGTTCCGGCGAAAAGGACGAGCGCACGCGCAACATCGAAGATTACGAGCTGGCACGGCTGGATCAGAAAGAGAAAGATCACATCCGCGCACTGACCGAAACCACCCGTGAAAAGCTGGCACCCGTTGTGGTGGGCAAGCAGCTTGCTTACGGACTGGCCGGGCAGAAAAAAGGCGAAGTCATCGCCGAGGCAGGCCAGACCCTGACCGCGGAAATGCTTGAAGGTCTGCCGGTGAAGAAGCTCTCCGGCCTCTTCAAGAGCAAAGACACCAACGAGGCCGTACAGCAGGCGCTGGAATCATACGATCGTCAGATCGAGTTCATCAACGCCATGTACGAATCCAAGCGTGAAAAAGTGACCGAAGGCGACGACCTGCCCCCCGGCGTCATCAAGATGGCCAAAGTGCACATCGCCGTTAAGCGTAAGCTGAACGTGGGTGACAAAATGGCAGGCCGCCACGGTAACAAGGGTGTCGTATCCTGCATACTGCCGCAGGAAGACATGCCCTTCTTCGCCGACGGCCGCCCCGTGGACATCGTGCTCAACCCGCTGGGCGTTCCCTCCCGTATGAACATCGGGCAGATTATGGAAACGCACCTGGGCTGGGCCGCAAAGGAAATGGGCCGCAAACTGGCGCTGATGCTGGAACACGGTCAGGATCTTGCGTCCGTGCGCGAACAGGTGAAAACAGTGTTCGCGTCCGATGCCATTTCCTCCGAGGTGGACAACATGGACGACGAGACCTTTGTCCGGTCCGTGCGCAGACTGCGCGACGGCATTGTGACCAAGACTCCCGTGTTCGACGGTGCCACCGAAGAGCAAATCTGGAGCTGGATGGAGCAGGCAGGGCTTGCCAACGACGGCAAAACCGAGCTGTACGACGGCCGCACCGGTGTCCGGTTCCACAACCGTGTCACCACGGGTGTCATGTACATCCTTAAGCTGCACCACCTTGTTGACGAAAAAATCCACGCCCGTTCCACCGGCCCCTACTCGCTTGTCACCCAGCAGCCGCTGGGCGGTAAGGCTCAGTTCGGCGGCCAGCGTCTGGGTGAAATGGAAGTGTGGGCACTGGAAGCATACGGTGCCGCATATCTGTTGCAGGAATTCCTCACGGTCAAGTCCGACGACGTGACCGGCCGAGTGAAGATGTACGAAAAGGTCGTGAAGGGTGACAACTTCCTTGAAGCAGGTCTGCCCGAGTCCTTCAACGTTCTGGTGAAGGAACTCATGTCTCTGGGCCTTGACGTCACCCTGCATCAGGAAGAAGGCAAAAAACGCACCAAGCGTGCGGGAATGACCTTCGGCGACGGCACCAGCTACTAG